One Aphidius gifuensis isolate YNYX2018 linkage group LG3, ASM1490517v1, whole genome shotgun sequence DNA window includes the following coding sequences:
- the LOC122851444 gene encoding kinesin-like protein KIF13B isoform X3, whose product MATDKIKVAVRVRPFNRRELELGTQCVVEMTGQQTILQHPTTIEKNKPKTFAFDHCFYSLVPGGENFASQEVVFDALGRDILDNAFQGYNACIFAYGQTGSGKSYTMMGSGEHKGIIPRLCDNLFDLIAKQQSSELSYKVEVSYMEIYNEKVHDLLDPKPNKQSLKVREHNVLGPYVDGLSQLAVTDYLDIDNLMTEGNKSRTVAATNMNSESSRSHAVFSVILTQTLTDTKSGVSGEKVSRMSLVDLAGSERAVKTGAVGDRLKEGSNINKSLTTLGLVISKLADQSSGGNKIRDKFVPYRDSVLTWLLKDNLGGNSKTVMVATLSPAADNYEETLSTLRYADRAKRIINHAVVNEDPNARIIRELRQEVETLKEMLLHATGHGSVVGQQRTDITEKLSESEKLMKEMSQTWEEKLVKTERLQHERQHALEKMGISVQASGIQVEKNKYYLVNLNDDPSLNELLVYYLKEKTLVGGRSATTEQDIQLHGLGILPEHCVITIEDSGLYMTPQNGARCFINGSQVINKTILLHGDRIVWGNHHFFRVNCPRSSTSINSEPQTPAQNIDYNFAREELMLNELSNDPIQRAIARLEKQHEEDKQVALEKQRLEYERQFQQLRNILSPSTPYSPYLPYDPLRGSQTGKLPACTPTTQMRVEKWAQERDETFKRSLGQLKTDILKANSLVQEANFLAEEMDKQTKFSVTLQIPPNNLSPNRKSVFFQRGAFVSEPAILVKRTTMGSQVWTMEKLENKLVDMREMYDERKDPSNCQRLPTIKDELPGKIQDPFYESQENHNLIGVANIFLEVLYHDVRLDYHTPIISQQGEVAGRLQVEISRIKGQFPQDRICEAASESSSSSSSSSSSSSCDSTEDYSGSSHITCAVTIKQASGLPLSLSHFVFCQYNFWGHPEPIVVPPIVNSELPINNIPIGQRDSLAFKFNHTKEFTIPINEEFLEHCSEGALSIEVWGHRSTGFSRSRPGWEVEQQQLAKARSLADRWLELSRKIELWVEIQELNEQGEYSPVEVAIKPDIQTGGIYQLRQGQQRRIQVRVKPVQNSGTLPIICQSILNIQVGSVAIRNRLQAPLDSYQDEDLNVLREKWSDALVRRRQYLDQQIQKLINKTDKSEQDNEREQSLVDQWVSLTEERNAVLVPAAGSGIPGAPADWLPPSGMENHMPVLFLDLNADDLSTHQSGEEVSVTGLNSILSKEFGNQFDNLSIIRHLEKDVCAIATWDSSIHDNLHLNKITDPNERVYLILKTTVRLSHPAPMDLVLRKRLALNIYKRQSITDRIFKRIVRFDCLTQTGVTYEVVSNIPKASEELEDRESLAQIAASGEDNSLCDGETYIEKYTRGVSAVESILTLDRLRQSVAVKELLQARGQPLMRKTASVPNFSQIMRFENTSMDSLTVTRSESVTDLNSELNGAPHPRRASLGGHARNDDNFLNTPSKPFGLARPTFLNLIPNNSLTRVQQSTSSKSSPNMGGKLGLRMTTLHEETSNIGNQLSSPINDADDEDKSEADYSEYESYQVSTKPCKPLTTSRTLDSLAELQSTKINTPSMSSSGYGSQAVSTTNLTSDDSISIKSISVDETPDLEYRNIIDYKKNEKMDSSLVTETPEEYLGEINTDIDNINEIPQTFNNIKIDKNKISKTIIHDNNINDYNNKNTHKINDNNIDNNTLSIEDSSQASNSGDENSSMDGNTIIDKKLINDKIVRRRKLSNNQGKNLNSQNRASFPMIRTNLITDNKLLDHNQLQSDENYDNGNNSSTERIDDDNVDKFSVFGSRNDLTRVESPLPDWVVLGESVMVRPYSYCGVIAYIGPTEFASGSWIGIELDAPTGKNDGAVNGHRYFTCRSKCGIFVKVDKLIQDRRGRALRNFTKQEQTPPPPSSTMRRSVSRGEGLHSLHRSRSRGEGLSTTGTRSSPRGK is encoded by the exons aAACAAACCAAAAACATTTGCCTTCgatcattgtttttattcacTGGTACCAGGAGGAGAAAATTTTGCAAGTCAAGAAGTCGTATTCGATGCACTTGGACGTGATATTTTGGACAATGCATTTCAAGGATACAATGCTTGCATATTTGCATATGGACAGActg GATCTGGTAAATCATATACAATGATGGGAAGTGGTGAGCACAAAGGAATAATACCACGTTTatgtgataatttatttgatttaatagcCAAACAACAAAGTTCTGAATTATCATATAAAGTTGAAGTATCATATATggaaatatataatgaaaaagtaCATGATTTATTAGATCCAAAGCCAAATAAACAATCATTAAAAGTACGTGAACACAATGTATTGGGTCCATATGTTGATGGTTTAAGTCAATTAGCTGTTACAGATTATcttgatattgataatttaatgacTGAAGGTAATAAATCACGTACAGTTGCAGCAACAAATATGAATTCCGAAAGTTCAAGATCACATGCTGTATTTTCAGTAATATTAACACAAACATTAACTGATACAAAAAGTGGTGTTAGTGGTGAAAAAGTATCACGTATGAGTTTAGTTGATCTTGCTGGTAGTGAAAGAGCTGTTAAAACAGGTGCTGTTGGTGATCGTCTTAAAGAAGgtagtaatattaataaatcattaacaacACTTGGTCTAGTCATATCAAAATTAGCTGATCAATCATCTGGTGGTAATAAAATACGTGATAAATTTGTACCATATCGTGATTCTGTATTAACATGGTTATTAAAAGATAATCTTGGTGGTAATAGTAAAACTGTTATGGTTGCAACATTATCACCAGCTGCTGATAATTATGAAGAAACATTATCAACATTACGTTATGCTGATCGTGctaaaagaattattaatcatGCTGTTGTTAATGAAGATCCAAATGCACGTATTATACGTGAACTTAGACAAGAAGTTGAAACACTTAAAGAAATGTTATTACATGCTACTGGACATGGTTCTGTTGTTGGACAACAACGTACTGATATTACTGAAAAATTATCTGAgtctgaaaaattaatgaaagaaATGTCACAAACATGGGAagaaaaattagttaaaacAGAAAGATTACAACATGAAAGACAGCATGCACTTGAAAAAATGGGTATTAGTGTACAAGCAAGTGGtatacaagttgaaaaaaataaatattatttagttaatttaaatgatgatccaagtttaaatgaattattagtttattatttaaaagaaaaaacacttGTTGGTGGACGTTCAGCAACAACTGAACAAGATATACAATTACATGGTCTTGGTATATTACCAGAACATTGTGTTATTACAATTGAAGATAGTGGTCTTTATATGACACCACAAAATGGTGCAAGATGTTTTATAAATGGTAGtcaagttattaataaaacaatattattacatGGTGATAGAATTGTATGGGgtaatcatcatttttttcgtGTTAATTGTCCACGTAGTTCAACATCAATTAATAGTGAACCACAAACACCAGcacaaaatattgattataattttgcaCGTGAAGAATTAATGCtcaatgaattatcaaatgatcCAATACAACGAGCAATTGCAAGACTTGAAAAACAACATGAAGAAGATAAACAAGTTGCATTAGAAAAACAAAGATTAGAATATGAAAGACAATTTCAACAATTACGAAATATTTTATCACCATCAACACCATATTCACCATATTTACCATATGATCCATTGAGAGGTAGTCAAACTGGTAAATTACCAGCATGTACACCAACAACACAAATGAGAGTTGAAAAATGGGCACAAGAAAGAGATGAAACATTTAAAAGAAGTTTGGGACAACTAAAAACTGATATATTAAAAGCAAATTCACTTGTACAAGAAGCTAATTTTCTTGCTGAAGAAATGGATAAACAAACTAAATTTTCTGTTACTCTACAAATACCACCAAATAATTTGAGCCCAAATAgaaag AGTGTATTTTTTCAGCGTGGTGCATTTGTCAGTGAGCCAGCAATACTAGTTAAACGTACAACAATGGGTAGTCAAGTATGGACAAtggaaaaattagaaaataaattagttgatATGCGTGAAATGTATGATGAACGTAAAGATCCATCAAATTGTCAACGTTTACCAACAATAAAAGATGAATTACCAGGAAAAATACAAGATCCATTTTATGAATCACAAgaaaatcataatttaattggtgttgcaaatatatttcttgaaGTATTATATCATGATGTTAGACTTGATTATCATACACCAATAATAAGCCAACAGGGTGAAGTTGCTGGACGACTTCAAGTTGAAATAAGTCGTATTAAAGGACAATTTCCACAAGATAGAATATGTGAAGCAGCatctgaatcatcatcatcatcatcatcatcttcatcatcatcaagttgtGATTCAACAGAAGATTATTCTGGTTCAAGTCATATAACATGTGCTGTTACAATAAAACAAGCAAGTGGTTTACCATTATCATTGAgtcattttgtattttgtcaatataatttttgggGACATCCAGAACCAATAGTTGTACCACCAATTGTTAATTCTGAATTACCAATAAACAATATACCAATTGGACAACGTGATTCACttgcatttaaatttaatcatactAAAGAATTTACAATACCAATTAATGAAGAATTTTTAGAGCATTGTTCAGAGGGTGCATTGAGTATTGAAGTATGGGGTCATAGATCAACTGGTTTTTCACGTAGTCGTCCTGGTTGGGAAGttgaacaacaacaattagCTAAAGCACGTTCATTAGCTGATCGTTGGTTAGAATTATCacgtaaaattgaattatggGTTGAAATACAAGAATTAAATGAACAAGGTGAATATTCACCAGTTGAAGTTGCCATTAAACCAGATATACAAACTGGTGGTATATATCAATTACGTCAAGGACAACAAAGACGTATACAAGTACGTGTTAAACCAGTACAAAATTCTGGTACATTACCAATAATATgtcaatcaatattaaatatacaagttGGTTCAGTTGCAATTAGAAATCGTTTACAAGCACCACTTGATAGTTATCAAGATGAAGATTTAAATGTACTTAGAGAAAAATGGAGTGATGCATTAGTTAGAAGACGTCAATATCTTGatcaacaaatacaaaaattaataaataaaacagataAAAGTGAACAAGATAATGAAAGAGAACAAAGTTTAGTTGATCAATGGGTTAGTTTAACTGAAGAAAGAAATGCTGTATTAGTACCAGCTGCTGGTTCTGGTATACCAGGTGCACCAGCTGATTGGTTACCACCATCTGGTATGGAAAATCATATGCCAGTATTATTTCTTGATTTAAATGctgatgatttatcaacacATCAATCTGGTGAAGAAGTATCAGTTACtggtttaaattcaatattatctaAAGAATTTGGtaatcaatttgataatttatcaataatacgaCATTTAGAAAAAGATGTATGTGCTATTGCAACATGGGATTCAAGTATACatgataatttacatttaaataaaataactgatCCAAATGAAagagtttatttaatattaaaaacaactgTTAGATTATCACATCCAGCACCAATGGATCTTGTTCTTAGAAAAAGACttgcattaaatatttataaaagacaAAGTATAACTGAtcgtatatttaaaagaattgttAGATTTGATTGTTTAACACAAACTGGTGTTACATATGAAGTTGTATCAAATATACCAAAAGCCAGTGAAGAACTTGAAGATAGAGAAAGTTTAGCACAAATTGCTGCTAGTGGTGAAGACAATAGTCTTTGTGATGGTGAAACATATATTG aaaaatatacacGTGGAGTATCTGCTGTTGAAAGTATATTAACACTTGATAGACTGAGACAAAGTGTTGCTGTTAAAGAATTACTTCAAGCACGTGGACAACCACTTATGCGAAAAACAGCAAGTGTACCAAATTTCTCACAG ATTATGAGGTTCGAAAATACATCAATGGATTCACTGACAGTAACACGATCAGAGAGTGTGACAGATTTGAATTCCGAACTAAACGGTGCACCTCATCCTCGACGTGCTTCACTTGGTGGTCATGCCAGGAACGATGACAACTTTTTAAATACACCATCAAAACCATTTGGACTTG CGAGACCAACATTTTTGAATCTCATTCCGAACAACTCACTGACTCGTGTGCAACAGTCCACCTCTTCCAAGT CATCACCAAATATGGGTGGTAAATTGGGACTTAGAATGACAACTTTACATGAAGAAACATCAAATATTGGTAATCAATTATCATCACCAATaaatgatgctgatgatgaggATAAAAGTGAAGCTGATTATTCAGAATATGAATCTTATCAG GTATCAACAAAGCCATGTAAACCATTAACAACATCTCGTACATTGGATTCATTGGCTGAACTTCAATCAACAAAAATCAATACACCAAGTATGAGCAGTAGTGGCTATGGCTCACAAGCagtatcaacaacaaatttaacaTCTGATGattcaatatcaataaaatcaataagtGTTGATGAAACACCAGATTTAGAATATCGtaatataattgattataaaaaaaatgaaaaaatggatTCATCACTTGTTACAGAAACACCTGAAGAATATTTAGGTGAAATAAATactgatattgataatatcaatgaaataCCACagacatttaataatataaaaattgataaaaataaaatttcaaaaacaataatacatgataataatataaatgattataataataaaaatactcataaaattaatgataataatattgataataatacattatcaATTGAAGATTCAAGTCAAGCATCAAATTCTGGTgatgaaaattcatcaatggatggtaatacaattattgataaaaaattaataaatgataaaattgtacGTAGACGTAAACTATCAAATAAccaaggaaaaaatttaaattcacaaaataGAGCATCATTTCCAATGATACgtacaaatttaataacagataataaattattggatCATAATCAATTACAAAGtgatgaaaattatgataatggTAATAATAGTTCAACAGAAagaattgatgatgataatgttgataaattttctgtATTTGGATCAAGAAATGATTTAACAAGAGTTGAATCACCATTACCTGATTGGGTTGTATTGGGTGAATCTGTTATGGTACGTCCATACAGTTATTGTGGTGTTATTGCATATATTGGACCAACTGAATTTGCATCTGGTAGTTGGATTGGTATTGAACTTGATGCACCAACTg gAAAAAATGATGGTGCTGTTAATGGACACAGATATTTTACATGTCGATCAAAATGTGGTATATTTGTTAAAGTTGATAAACTTATACAAGACAGACGTGGTAGAGCACTTAGAAATTTTACCAAGCAAGAAcaaacaccaccaccaccatcatcaacaatgCGCAGGAGTGTTAGCAGAg GTGAAGGCTTGCACTCGTTACATCGTAGTCGAAGTCGAGGTGAAGGTCTCTCAACAACTGGTACACGTTCTTCACCACGTGGTAAATga